In Patescibacteria group bacterium, a single genomic region encodes these proteins:
- a CDS encoding ATP cone domain-containing protein: MPKKAPRSSEKKDKEAKQSSRMGGLIKTVKKRNGTLAPFDLSRISNAIHKAMLDVTEGSMEEAELVAHKVYAELVRITKKHADFVPTVEGMQDMIEQQLMMSDYVKAAKAYILYRQERTKLREKGVQVPEHVRKLAAESKSHFRNALGEFIYYRTYSRWIDTEGRRETWVETVDRYMSFMRENLGGKLKEAEYKEVRDTIAKQEAMPSMRLLQFAGPAARKSNVTAYNCSFIAPESYQDFAEIMALSMSGAGVGFSVETRNVQKLPIIKEQTGEVVKFVIPDSREGWADSFAFGMKMWFEGKDVQFDYSELRPAGARLKTMGGKSSGPAPLMEIHQFTRTKILSRQGRRLSNLDAHDIICKIGEGVVSGGVRRTALISLSDLDDLEIRDSKKGQFYMTQPQRSLANNSAVYMQKPSNAEFLDEWTALMKSGSGERGIFNRGGLKTTMPARRLAISKGYIDSYGTNPCGEIILRSKQFCNLTEVVARHEDTLESLKRKIRVATIIGTYQSSLTNFMYLSPEWKKNCEEERLLGVSITGQWDSPASRKPEVMRALRDESIKVNKQFAKRFGINPSASITCTKPSGNLSQTVDCSSGVHPRFAPFYIRRVRIAATDALFKMLKEQGVQYHPEVGQTLENATTYVVDFPVRAPKGSIFKNDQTAIDQLEYWKQVKVNFTEHNPSTTVSVGDDEWLEVGNWVYKNWDIVGGLSFLPRSNHVYRLAPYEEITEVQYNELAKRYEHIDFSKIVTYERADETEVKKELACAGGVCEIETVPSESKK; the protein is encoded by the coding sequence ATGCCGAAAAAAGCGCCACGATCATCAGAAAAGAAAGACAAGGAAGCAAAGCAGAGCTCCCGAATGGGAGGCTTGATCAAGACCGTGAAGAAGCGCAACGGCACACTCGCGCCGTTTGATCTTTCGCGAATCTCAAACGCGATTCACAAGGCGATGTTGGATGTGACCGAGGGTTCAATGGAAGAAGCTGAGCTCGTGGCACACAAGGTGTATGCTGAATTGGTCCGGATCACCAAGAAGCACGCTGACTTTGTTCCTACCGTGGAGGGAATGCAGGATATGATCGAGCAGCAGCTCATGATGAGCGACTATGTGAAGGCAGCAAAGGCCTACATTCTCTATCGACAGGAGCGCACCAAGCTCCGCGAGAAGGGTGTGCAGGTGCCAGAGCATGTGCGCAAGCTCGCTGCGGAAAGCAAGAGCCATTTCCGCAATGCGCTCGGCGAATTTATCTACTACCGAACCTACTCTCGATGGATCGACACCGAAGGTCGTCGTGAGACTTGGGTAGAAACCGTGGATCGCTACATGTCTTTCATGCGAGAGAATCTTGGCGGCAAGCTCAAAGAGGCAGAGTACAAGGAAGTGCGCGACACTATCGCGAAGCAGGAGGCGATGCCGTCAATGCGTCTTCTTCAATTCGCTGGCCCAGCGGCGCGCAAGAGCAATGTCACTGCGTACAACTGTTCATTTATCGCTCCGGAATCGTACCAGGATTTTGCTGAGATTATGGCGCTCTCCATGTCTGGAGCCGGCGTCGGTTTCTCTGTCGAGACTCGCAACGTGCAGAAGCTCCCGATCATTAAAGAGCAGACCGGCGAAGTGGTGAAGTTTGTGATTCCAGACAGCCGAGAGGGTTGGGCGGATTCATTCGCCTTCGGTATGAAGATGTGGTTCGAAGGCAAGGATGTGCAGTTTGATTACTCGGAGCTCCGACCAGCCGGCGCACGACTGAAGACTATGGGCGGCAAGAGCTCTGGTCCAGCGCCATTGATGGAGATTCATCAGTTCACTCGAACCAAGATTCTCAGCCGACAGGGTCGACGCCTCAGCAACCTCGATGCGCACGATATTATCTGCAAGATTGGCGAAGGTGTGGTGTCTGGTGGTGTGCGACGAACCGCGCTCATCTCGCTCTCTGACCTCGACGATCTCGAGATCCGCGATTCAAAGAAGGGACAGTTCTATATGACCCAGCCACAGCGTTCTCTTGCTAACAACTCCGCGGTATACATGCAGAAGCCTTCGAACGCCGAATTTCTCGACGAGTGGACAGCACTCATGAAGTCGGGTTCTGGTGAGCGAGGTATTTTCAACCGAGGCGGCCTCAAGACCACCATGCCAGCACGACGCCTCGCGATTTCAAAGGGCTATATCGATAGCTATGGCACCAACCCTTGCGGCGAAATCATTCTTCGATCAAAGCAATTCTGCAACCTCACTGAAGTCGTTGCGCGACATGAAGACACTCTCGAATCTCTCAAGCGCAAGATCCGTGTGGCGACCATCATTGGCACCTACCAGTCCTCTCTTACCAATTTCATGTACCTTTCTCCGGAATGGAAGAAGAATTGTGAAGAGGAGCGACTCCTCGGGGTATCAATTACCGGTCAGTGGGACTCTCCGGCATCTCGAAAGCCTGAGGTAATGCGAGCATTACGAGATGAATCGATCAAGGTCAACAAACAGTTTGCTAAGCGCTTCGGCATCAATCCTTCCGCTTCGATCACTTGCACCAAGCCATCAGGAAATCTTTCTCAGACCGTGGATTGTTCGTCTGGCGTGCACCCACGATTTGCACCGTTCTATATCCGACGAGTGCGAATCGCGGCGACCGACGCACTCTTCAAGATGCTCAAGGAGCAGGGCGTGCAGTATCATCCGGAAGTAGGGCAGACCCTCGAGAATGCAACTACCTACGTCGTGGACTTCCCGGTCCGAGCGCCAAAGGGTTCTATTTTTAAGAATGACCAGACTGCGATCGACCAGCTCGAATACTGGAAGCAGGTCAAGGTCAATTTCACCGAGCACAATCCTTCGACCACCGTCTCTGTCGGCGATGACGAGTGGCTTGAGGTGGGCAACTGGGTCTACAAGAATTGGGATATCGTCGGTGGACTCTCGTTCCTCCCTCGAAGCAATCACGTGTATCGACTCGCTCCATACGAGGAGATCACCGAGGTGCAGTACAATGAGCTCGCGAAGCGCTACGAACACATCGACTTCTCGAAGATTGTGACCTACGAGCGCGCTGATGAGACCGAAGTCAAGAAAGAGCTCGCGTGTGCCGGTGGGGTATGTGAGATTGAGACGGTGCCAAGCGAATCGAAGAAGTAG
- a CDS encoding tetratricopeptide repeat protein, protein MDPEVASAVSSAEKKSGKWSARFEKWSFFLLLGATFLLPIFFFPSVAVIFSKTALLATVAVILAIVLIFDALRHSQLRLPYNLFTLSTLIMLLAFVLSAFLSGDAGQSFFGTRFEVGTALSILLGTTLLFFTAHFFRTKDRVFAFFIAFFSSASLIALHQIVRLTFGPEVLTFGISNAAAFTLIGKLNELGIYFGLVAILSLVSLEILTLNKTFRIIWSVVLAIALFFLVLTNFSYVWIVVGLSAVIAFSYLFISRKKGEAPATKRFSKASLIVFVFALIFIFPKGPVWVINHAPQFVQDGAGKVASFLNVSDIEVRPSFTYTAEIAKETLKHDPVFGVGPNKFVDQWIALKPAEVNQTVFWGSDFIYGIGLVPTYAVTTGILGLLATLFFLGMFGYLGFVHVFKKGRDQFTQYLIVSSYIGALYLWIFQVIYIPSEVLFYTAFLFTGIFIACLHRDGAFQHRVFNYGSNARLSFVAVSTLIVVLLGTISFAYYLVEKVYASYQFTQAAIAVNTKGDLVAGEEALNNAIAADPQDGYYRGLVQLGVLKINAVLNDESLKQDQKTAQISPLLATTLDAAQKAIKQDEGNYQNWITLGQLYEGLLPFGYEKAYESAKQAYEKAQTLNAKNPSIILALARLEATNKDLPKAKEVVMQALAMKQNYSEAIYLLSQIQIAEGNLKDAIQSVSAIAFLNQNDPTVFFQLGFLQYSNKQYADAVTALERAVTLNPQYSNARYFLGISYSKLGRRSDAIVQFEEIQKLNPDNQEVKAALANLKAGRDPLATAAKETPKEATKKLPVNEEN, encoded by the coding sequence ATGGATCCAGAAGTTGCTTCAGCTGTATCGTCCGCCGAAAAGAAATCAGGAAAATGGTCAGCCCGCTTCGAGAAATGGTCATTTTTCCTACTCCTCGGCGCGACGTTCCTGTTGCCAATCTTCTTTTTTCCAAGTGTCGCTGTTATCTTCTCCAAGACGGCACTCCTAGCTACGGTAGCTGTCATCTTGGCAATCGTACTCATCTTCGATGCCCTGAGGCATTCTCAGCTACGCCTTCCGTACAACCTTTTTACACTCTCAACACTGATCATGTTGCTCGCCTTCGTCCTCAGTGCTTTCTTGTCTGGTGACGCTGGACAGTCCTTCTTCGGTACAAGATTCGAGGTGGGTACGGCTCTTTCCATACTCCTCGGAACGACACTGTTGTTCTTTACCGCTCATTTCTTCCGCACAAAGGATCGAGTTTTCGCTTTCTTCATCGCTTTCTTCTCGTCAGCCTCGCTTATCGCACTGCATCAGATTGTCCGTCTCACTTTTGGTCCAGAGGTGCTTACTTTTGGAATATCGAATGCCGCAGCCTTTACACTTATCGGTAAGTTGAATGAGCTCGGTATCTATTTTGGTCTCGTGGCCATCTTGTCTCTCGTTAGTTTGGAAATCCTCACTCTGAACAAAACCTTCAGGATCATCTGGTCCGTCGTGTTGGCGATTGCACTTTTTTTCTTGGTACTCACAAACTTCAGTTATGTCTGGATTGTTGTCGGTCTTTCGGCTGTCATTGCCTTCTCGTACCTCTTTATTAGCCGAAAGAAAGGTGAGGCTCCGGCCACGAAACGATTCTCAAAGGCTTCGCTCATTGTGTTCGTGTTTGCTCTCATTTTTATTTTCCCGAAGGGGCCGGTATGGGTGATCAATCACGCACCACAGTTTGTACAGGACGGTGCTGGCAAAGTCGCGAGTTTCTTAAATGTCAGCGATATCGAGGTGCGTCCATCTTTCACCTACACTGCCGAGATTGCAAAAGAGACGCTCAAGCATGACCCGGTCTTTGGTGTTGGTCCAAATAAATTTGTCGACCAATGGATCGCGCTCAAGCCAGCCGAGGTGAATCAGACGGTGTTCTGGGGTTCAGACTTTATCTACGGCATTGGACTTGTTCCGACCTATGCGGTGACCACGGGTATTTTGGGATTGCTCGCGACACTGTTCTTTTTGGGTATGTTTGGCTATCTCGGCTTTGTCCATGTCTTCAAAAAGGGTCGCGACCAGTTCACTCAGTACCTGATTGTCTCTTCGTATATTGGCGCTCTCTATCTCTGGATTTTCCAGGTGATATACATTCCGAGCGAGGTCTTGTTCTACACAGCCTTTCTGTTCACCGGGATTTTCATTGCCTGCTTACATCGAGATGGTGCATTTCAACACCGAGTATTCAACTATGGTTCGAATGCCCGGCTGTCTTTTGTGGCGGTATCAACACTGATCGTCGTACTGTTAGGCACTATTTCCTTTGCTTACTACCTCGTCGAGAAGGTGTATGCCTCGTACCAATTTACGCAGGCCGCTATTGCGGTCAACACCAAGGGCGACTTAGTTGCTGGGGAAGAGGCATTGAATAATGCCATCGCCGCTGACCCTCAAGATGGCTACTACCGAGGCTTGGTACAGCTTGGCGTATTAAAGATCAATGCGGTATTGAACGATGAGTCATTGAAGCAGGATCAGAAAACTGCACAAATCTCCCCATTACTCGCGACCACTTTGGATGCTGCCCAGAAGGCGATCAAGCAGGATGAGGGCAATTATCAGAATTGGATCACCCTCGGACAGCTGTACGAAGGTTTGCTACCATTCGGCTACGAAAAGGCATACGAAAGCGCGAAGCAGGCATATGAGAAGGCACAGACTTTGAACGCCAAGAATCCGTCGATTATTCTCGCACTTGCTCGATTGGAAGCGACCAACAAGGATTTGCCAAAGGCGAAAGAGGTCGTCATGCAAGCGCTTGCAATGAAGCAAAATTATTCAGAGGCGATTTATCTCCTTTCACAGATTCAGATTGCGGAAGGTAATTTGAAGGACGCGATCCAGTCTGTCTCCGCTATCGCTTTCCTCAATCAGAACGATCCGACAGTTTTCTTCCAGCTCGGTTTTCTCCAATATTCGAACAAGCAATACGCAGATGCGGTGACGGCTCTTGAGCGAGCAGTGACTTTGAATCCGCAATACTCAAACGCGCGATACTTCCTCGGCATTAGTTATTCAAAGCTTGGCCGACGGTCCGACGCAATCGTTCAGTTTGAAGAGATACAAAAACTAAATCCAGACAATCAGGAAGTGAAGGCGGCTCTTGCCAACTTGAAGGCCGGCCGGGATCCTCTAGCGACGGCAGCAAAGGAGACTCCAAAAGAAGCTACCAAGAAGCTTCCGGTAAACGAGGAAAACTAG